The Gordonia iterans DNA window GACGGCCACGGGCCACCGGAGTGAGCACCATCGCAAGGAACACCGACGTGGCAGGCGCCGCTGTCGGACCGAGTAGATCGGCAGCCACCACCGAGAGCGTCTGGGCCGGGTGTGCCGCACGGTTCCGCAGCAGGGCCGCACGTACCCGGCCGAGAGGTGCGACCGGATCCAGCGGCGAGTCTTCCGCGAGGCGCTGAGCCCCCATGCCGAAGGCGTACACGGACTCGGGAAACACGACCGGCACACCGTACTCGGCGGCGACGTCCATGACGGCCCGCTCCCGCTGCGGCAGATCTCGCTCCCACGCCTTCGCGCTGTAGCGGGTGTGCGTGCAGTGGAAGACGGCCTCCGCACCCGCCATCGCTTCACGGAGAAGTCCCCTATCGCCGGCGTCGCCCTGGATGAGGGTGGTCCCCGGCAGCGGAACGGCCGAGCGGCGCAGGACCGAGACCTGGTGCCCGCCGCCGACGAGGTCGGCGGCGAGCTGGGTGCCGATCTGGCCGGCCCCGGTGACGAGGTGCTGCATGGCTTTCCTCCTAAGTGTGAGCACTGCTCTCGTTACGTGTCGACGACGATATCGAAGCCTGGACGCCGGCGCAAGAGCACTGCTCTCGAATCACGACGGGAGGGATGTCGGTTCCCGGGGATGGGGTTTGTCGTGATTCGTCAATTCGGTTGGGCGGCAACACTATTCGGATGCACAACACGGTGGGCAGACAATCCGGTGTGCATCCAGCAGATTGAAGAGGTGTCGTCGCGCGAAGGTGGTTACCTGCAGTGGGACACCTATGCGTTCTCCTTCGCCAATCGGCTTCTGACCGTGCGCCAGCAGCGT harbors:
- a CDS encoding NAD-dependent epimerase/dehydratase family protein, with the protein product MQHLVTGAGQIGTQLAADLVGGGHQVSVLRRSAVPLPGTTLIQGDAGDRGLLREAMAGAEAVFHCTHTRYSAKAWERDLPQRERAVMDVAAEYGVPVVFPESVYAFGMGAQRLAEDSPLDPVAPLGRVRAALLRNRAAHPAQTLSVVAADLLGPTAAPATSVFLAMVLTPVARGRRAWVLGDPDAPRSATYIPDLTRAMATAADRADEFAPDGDAVLLAPSLPPLTQREMARRASEALHGADGVRPAPAVSRIPAAAFSAAGLVSPMARELHNQQYLWRAPAVMGEGRLVRDFDLRPSSWDDVLAEWAAGVNGTSATPLPAQ